In the genome of Xanthocytophaga agilis, one region contains:
- a CDS encoding bestrophin family protein, giving the protein MILKQKFPWSKLLFTFRHTSLQRSGERILAATGVAIIVTVIEVMTDVKTYTLTAIPFTIMGVAISIFLGFRNNTAYDRFWEGRILWGQLVNVSRSFARQIITLVVKQPASLQERELDKLGKDGVAVPEPYMAFQQELVRMIIAHVHSLRHLLRDTTPDEELKKYLSKQDLNWLNEQPNVTLGLLQRMGEKIQHAWQKGWIHDFHLPVLEASLTEITAIQGGCERIKNTPFPVTYVILGHRIVAFFCFFLPFGIVDTAGVLTPLVVFLVSLAFFGLDAIGEEIEDPFGTEPHHLPLSALCTTIERNLLGFLQEKNLPAPAEPVDNVLI; this is encoded by the coding sequence ATGATTCTAAAACAAAAGTTTCCCTGGTCCAAACTTCTTTTTACTTTTCGACATACCAGCCTGCAAAGATCCGGAGAACGTATACTGGCTGCTACAGGCGTTGCTATTATAGTAACTGTCATCGAAGTTATGACAGATGTGAAGACCTATACACTTACAGCTATACCCTTTACAATTATGGGGGTTGCGATTAGTATTTTCCTGGGGTTTCGAAATAATACTGCTTATGATCGTTTTTGGGAAGGACGTATTCTCTGGGGACAACTGGTCAATGTGAGTCGTAGTTTTGCGCGGCAGATTATAACGCTTGTTGTGAAGCAACCTGCTTCATTGCAGGAAAGAGAGCTGGATAAACTGGGGAAAGATGGAGTCGCAGTACCTGAGCCTTATATGGCTTTTCAACAGGAACTCGTACGGATGATCATTGCGCACGTACACTCACTACGTCATTTGCTACGTGATACAACACCGGATGAAGAGTTGAAAAAATATCTTTCCAAACAGGATCTGAATTGGCTTAATGAACAACCTAATGTGACGTTAGGACTTTTACAACGAATGGGTGAAAAGATTCAACATGCCTGGCAAAAGGGATGGATACATGATTTTCACCTGCCTGTACTGGAAGCGAGTCTTACAGAGATAACGGCTATACAAGGTGGTTGCGAACGAATCAAAAACACTCCGTTTCCTGTTACCTATGTCATACTCGGTCACCGGATTGTTGCATTCTTCTGTTTCTTCCTTCCTTTCGGGATTGTCGATACTGCAGGAGTACTGACACCTCTAGTGGTGTTTCTTGTGTCACTAGCCTTTTTTGGATTGGATGCCATTGGAGAAGAGATCGAAGATCCATTTGGAACAGAGCCTCATCATTTGCCTTTGTCAGCTTTATGTACCACTATTGAACGAAACCTGTTAGGTTTTCTTCAGG
- a CDS encoding BamA/TamA family outer membrane protein yields MKKGKRCIFLLLVFLLSLGNKIAYTQPHQKPGFISRYWNKLVNDTSANAKSQFLVYPTLAYAPETSWEFGLSSLYVFYAKGDTNNRLSEINGFTFLTLKRQYGFWFDHALYSHENKWFSLGRLRLQSFPLLYHGIGPDSPEEHLAQVNANLLQIRERVLRKIYPSLYFGLEVDYQRLSSVEFELNTDEPIDHPPGSTGSANLGVGLGILYDNRHNVLNVRKGFFSELSLLNYDKNRGSDFSFTSVISDTRIYRPINKRDVLAAQVFGQFNFGNPPFNQLSLLGGESIMRGYYLGRFRDNNQIAAQVEYRFLPLPLGFTKRVGAAVFAGSGTVFNSVRTLQFHDFVWSAGAGLRFLIFPKKDIFTRLDVAFTQEGPGFYIFIGEAF; encoded by the coding sequence ATGAAAAAGGGTAAAAGATGTATCTTTTTGCTACTAGTATTTTTGCTATCACTGGGTAATAAAATCGCCTATACCCAACCCCACCAGAAACCCGGTTTCATCTCCCGTTACTGGAATAAACTTGTCAATGATACAAGTGCAAATGCCAAGTCTCAGTTTTTAGTTTATCCAACGCTGGCCTATGCACCCGAAACCAGCTGGGAGTTTGGGTTAAGCAGTCTCTATGTATTTTACGCCAAAGGAGATACGAACAATCGTTTAAGTGAAATCAATGGCTTTACGTTTCTTACTTTAAAACGACAATATGGCTTTTGGTTTGATCATGCATTATACTCTCACGAGAACAAATGGTTTTCGCTAGGTCGGCTGCGTCTCCAAAGTTTTCCTCTTCTTTACCATGGTATTGGTCCCGACTCTCCTGAAGAACATCTGGCCCAGGTCAATGCCAATCTGCTTCAGATTAGAGAAAGAGTGCTACGCAAGATATATCCGAGCCTTTACTTTGGACTGGAAGTTGACTATCAGCGATTAAGTTCTGTTGAGTTTGAACTCAATACAGATGAACCTATCGACCATCCGCCAGGGAGTACTGGCTCTGCCAATCTGGGAGTTGGTTTGGGAATCTTATATGATAACCGTCACAATGTATTGAATGTCCGTAAAGGGTTCTTTTCAGAACTTTCACTCCTGAATTATGACAAAAACCGTGGAAGCGACTTTTCGTTTACCTCTGTCATTTCTGACACTCGCATCTATCGTCCTATTAACAAACGGGATGTACTGGCAGCTCAGGTATTCGGACAATTTAACTTTGGTAATCCACCTTTTAATCAGCTTTCACTATTAGGTGGCGAAAGCATCATGCGTGGATATTATTTGGGTCGGTTCAGAGACAATAATCAGATTGCAGCTCAAGTCGAATATCGCTTTCTGCCTTTACCCCTGGGATTTACCAAACGAGTAGGCGCTGCTGTATTTGCAGGAAGTGGGACTGTATTTAACAGCGTTCGCACCTTACAATTTCATGATTTTGTATGGTCAGCAGGTGCAGGCCTTCGTTTCCTTATCTTTCCTAAGAAAGATATATTCACCCGATTGGATGTAGCCTTTACTCAGGAAGGTCCTGGTTTCTATATATTTATCGGAGAAGCATTCTAA
- a CDS encoding GNAT family N-acetyltransferase, with translation MTLNYTQTRLLEKEEQIPYELLLLADETIEIIDSYVKGGEIYVFEHNSQIIGVYILYILDAKAIEIKNIAVHKDYQGLGIGTHLLNEATQRAKEKGFKTLVIGTANGAIKQLYLYQKVGFEITGIRKNFFVDNYPAPIYENGILCKHMIMLEKQL, from the coding sequence ATGACTTTAAACTATACACAAACCCGACTGTTGGAAAAAGAGGAGCAAATTCCCTATGAGTTACTGCTTCTAGCAGATGAGACCATAGAAATCATAGATTCCTATGTAAAGGGAGGGGAAATATATGTTTTTGAACACAATTCCCAAATTATTGGAGTATACATTCTTTACATCCTAGATGCTAAGGCAATAGAGATCAAAAATATTGCAGTGCATAAGGACTATCAGGGATTGGGTATTGGTACTCACTTATTAAACGAAGCAACCCAACGAGCTAAAGAAAAAGGATTTAAAACATTAGTTATTGGAACTGCCAATGGGGCAATTAAACAACTATATCTATATCAAAAAGTAGGGTTTGAAATAACTGGAATCCGGAAAAACTTTTTTGTTGACAATTATCCGGCACCAATCTATGAAAATGGAATTCTATGCAAACATATGATTATGCTTGAGAAACAATTGTAA